The Bacillus sp. (in: firmicutes) genome has a window encoding:
- a CDS encoding DUF975 family protein, whose translation MRVSEIKKLARSSLKGNWGSAILLTFITFIVTAILPTIVVTLLSVGFETWAEDEPIANFVNLVMSLLIIPFSIAIYWFYLELYRNENPSIGRTFTVYAKGELSLRLIGLSILISIFTSLWSLLLIIPGIIKVLAYSQTFYLMKDNPDYGPLELITESRKRMNGLKWKLFLLYLSFIGWGFLCILTLGIGFLWLVPYITNSRAAFYQELIYLPNDPKEGDN comes from the coding sequence ATGCGTGTATCTGAAATTAAGAAGCTTGCTCGATCATCCCTTAAGGGAAATTGGGGAAGTGCCATTTTATTAACTTTCATTACTTTTATAGTAACCGCTATATTACCAACAATTGTAGTGACTCTATTAAGTGTGGGATTTGAAACTTGGGCAGAAGATGAACCTATAGCGAATTTTGTAAATTTAGTTATGTCTCTTTTAATTATTCCTTTTAGTATTGCAATCTATTGGTTTTATTTAGAACTATATCGTAATGAAAATCCCAGTATTGGACGTACATTTACTGTATATGCAAAAGGAGAACTTTCATTGAGGCTGATTGGTCTTTCAATTCTAATTTCGATTTTTACTTCTTTATGGAGTCTATTATTAATTATTCCCGGTATCATTAAGGTATTAGCCTATTCACAAACATTCTATTTAATGAAAGATAATCCTGATTATGGTCCATTAGAATTAATAACCGAAAGTAGAAAGCGAATGAATGGCTTGAAGTGGAAGCTATTCCTTTTATATTTAAGTTTTATCGGCTGGGGATTTTTGTGCATTCTTACACTTGGAATAGGATTTTTATGGCTTGTTCCTTATATTACGAACAGCCGTGCTGCATTTTATCAAGAACTTATTTATCTTCCTAATGACCCAAAAGAAGGCGACAATTAA
- a CDS encoding translocation protein TolB, with the protein MKRIIIIIAIWILSIQPFLFVSAESTEELKAAFLKNNDLWIKVDNKEIRITNGEFIRFPKWSFDGNWIAYIRGSKADEGPLYQGDLCLYHLKSQRHFKVFSNVNTNFQWSPNQNKLGFQSDQALKLINVSSINKPQQIASGIINFSWLPDGIGFLTSSKAGEGVFSDILLTKIALNNNNQYQPEHFYTIKVGENEYFYGTSQFKWSFDHNWIAFQLIPTASFSADSNTIAVLSSDGRRFHKIDEMLSYEEWFQWAPSHNFLAYIEGSNRVSTINKKLKIKKMPDSSGNIYTPKGFVDRDLTWVTNNEILVSRSAESDLVDVSERPLPSIYHINLETKEQSKITSPSAGEGDFQPISINNGKSLVWIRTNREQASVLIADLNNLKQKSWIEKIDVGPWYYEYWNWDGVFSLYQS; encoded by the coding sequence ATGAAAAGAATCATAATAATTATTGCTATTTGGATTTTAAGCATTCAACCTTTTTTATTTGTTTCGGCAGAATCTACTGAAGAATTGAAAGCAGCATTTCTAAAAAATAATGATCTTTGGATTAAAGTTGACAATAAGGAAATAAGAATTACAAATGGCGAATTTATAAGATTCCCCAAATGGTCTTTTGATGGTAATTGGATTGCCTATATTAGGGGAAGCAAAGCAGATGAAGGTCCATTATATCAAGGAGACCTTTGCTTATATCATTTAAAATCGCAAAGACATTTTAAAGTTTTTTCAAATGTTAATACGAATTTTCAGTGGTCACCTAATCAAAATAAGCTTGGTTTTCAGTCCGATCAAGCTTTAAAGCTTATAAATGTTAGTTCAATAAATAAGCCTCAACAGATAGCCTCTGGAATTATAAACTTTTCATGGTTACCTGATGGAATAGGCTTTTTAACATCTTCTAAAGCAGGTGAAGGTGTTTTTTCAGACATTTTATTAACTAAAATAGCACTTAACAATAATAATCAGTATCAGCCCGAGCATTTTTACACAATAAAAGTTGGAGAGAATGAATACTTTTATGGAACGAGCCAGTTTAAATGGTCGTTTGATCATAATTGGATTGCTTTTCAATTAATTCCGACAGCATCATTTTCTGCCGATAGCAATACAATTGCTGTTCTTTCTAGTGATGGGCGTCGTTTTCATAAAATTGATGAGATGTTAAGTTATGAAGAATGGTTTCAGTGGGCACCAAGTCATAATTTCCTAGCGTATATTGAAGGAAGCAACCGAGTTTCGACAATAAATAAGAAATTGAAAATCAAGAAAATGCCGGATAGTTCAGGGAATATTTACACACCAAAAGGATTTGTTGATAGGGATTTGACATGGGTCACTAATAATGAAATTCTCGTATCACGATCAGCTGAAAGCGACTTGGTAGATGTTTCCGAGAGGCCGTTGCCAAGCATCTACCATATTAATCTCGAAACTAAGGAGCAAAGTAAAATTACATCGCCATCTGCGGGTGAAGGAGATTTCCAGCCAATTAGTATTAATAATGGAAAAAGTCTAGTATGGATAAGAACGAATAGAGAACAAGCAAGTGTTTTGATTGCGGATTTGAATAATCTGAAACAAAAAAGTTGGATTGAGAAAATTGATGTAGGACCATGGTATTACGAATATTGGAATTGGGATGGGGTTTTCAGTTTATATCAATCTTAA
- a CDS encoding squalene--hopene cyclase, which translates to MRSLNEQIQIGLKKLIEKVRHDQSLDGSWNYPFEIGISTDCYMIILLRVLEIDDENLIRGLTERILSRQEENGAWKLFYDEPEGNVTATLEAYYALLFSGYYNKLDQRLRLARQFIIAKGGIKKSHMFTKVMLAITGSYKWPLFFPMPIEMILLPLSSPINFYSFSEFGRANLAPMMILADKKFSIKTEKTPDITDLLVRHDSDDNDDDLFEGYDTEQWRSLSFVINQGLKNLVGLPNDIHQLAIEQTKQYMLTRIEPDGTFFNYFSATFLMTFALLSLGYSKSDPIIIKAVEGLKSMKCEINGQPHMQYTTANVWNTALLSYALQEAGVSPSDVIVEKANHYLLCRQHYKYGDWIVHNPYVFPGGWGFADMNTIHPDVDDTTASLRAIARSVHSDWNVRQAWERGILWVLSMQNTNGGWPAFEKNTNSKLLQFFPIEKGKYLLADPPAADLTGRTLEFLGSFTNLSKNHPSVKAGVERLYKSQKKNGSWYGRWGICYIYGTWGAITGLRAVGVLPSQPAIKKAVNWLKEIQNKDGGWGESCKSDSENTYTPLESSTLTHTAWAVDALIAANDSEKPTKAIHDGIKFLLKNLDKEDWTTAYPKGQGMADNFYIHYHSYRYIFPMLALAHYQKKY; encoded by the coding sequence ATGAGGAGCTTGAACGAACAAATTCAAATTGGTTTGAAAAAGCTTATTGAAAAAGTAAGACATGATCAATCCCTAGATGGATCATGGAATTATCCGTTTGAAATCGGAATAAGCACAGACTGTTATATGATCATTTTATTAAGGGTTCTTGAAATTGATGATGAAAATTTGATAAGAGGATTGACAGAGCGGATTTTAAGCAGGCAAGAGGAGAATGGAGCGTGGAAGCTTTTTTATGATGAGCCTGAAGGCAATGTAACTGCAACATTAGAAGCCTATTACGCTCTTCTGTTTTCCGGGTATTACAATAAATTGGACCAACGGTTGAGACTTGCTAGGCAATTTATCATTGCTAAAGGGGGAATAAAGAAATCACATATGTTCACGAAAGTGATGTTAGCGATTACTGGTTCTTACAAATGGCCGCTGTTTTTTCCGATGCCGATTGAAATGATTTTGCTCCCGCTTTCTTCCCCAATTAATTTTTACAGTTTTTCTGAGTTTGGTCGGGCGAATTTAGCGCCAATGATGATTCTTGCCGATAAAAAATTCAGTATAAAAACTGAAAAAACACCTGATATCACAGATTTATTAGTTCGGCATGATAGTGATGACAATGATGACGACCTATTTGAAGGGTATGATACTGAACAATGGCGTTCATTATCTTTCGTCATAAATCAAGGGCTTAAAAACCTAGTAGGCTTACCTAACGATATTCATCAACTGGCAATCGAGCAGACGAAACAATATATGCTTACTCGCATTGAACCTGACGGTACATTTTTCAATTATTTTAGTGCCACCTTCTTAATGACCTTCGCATTGTTATCACTAGGATATTCAAAATCTGACCCCATCATCATCAAGGCTGTAGAAGGTTTAAAGTCTATGAAATGCGAAATAAATGGGCAGCCTCATATGCAATATACGACTGCAAATGTATGGAACACCGCTTTACTAAGCTATGCCTTACAAGAAGCAGGTGTGTCACCGTCCGATGTGATAGTGGAAAAAGCAAACCATTATCTATTATGTCGACAGCATTACAAGTATGGCGATTGGATTGTCCACAATCCTTATGTCTTTCCAGGTGGCTGGGGCTTTGCCGACATGAATACGATTCATCCTGATGTTGACGATACAACCGCTTCATTAAGGGCGATTGCTAGGAGTGTGCATAGTGACTGGAACGTCCGGCAAGCATGGGAGCGCGGAATACTTTGGGTATTATCGATGCAAAATACAAATGGCGGCTGGCCGGCCTTTGAAAAAAATACGAATAGTAAGCTACTGCAATTTTTTCCGATTGAAAAAGGGAAATACCTTCTTGCCGACCCACCTGCCGCTGATTTAACTGGAAGAACATTGGAATTCCTCGGGTCATTCACAAATCTTTCTAAAAACCACCCATCCGTAAAAGCTGGGGTGGAGAGGCTATACAAAAGCCAGAAGAAAAATGGCTCTTGGTATGGGCGCTGGGGGATTTGCTATATTTATGGGACATGGGGAGCAATCACGGGCTTACGAGCAGTTGGAGTTTTGCCAAGTCAACCAGCTATCAAAAAAGCTGTCAACTGGTTAAAGGAAATTCAAAATAAAGATGGCGGCTGGGGTGAATCTTGCAAAAGTGACTCAGAGAATACGTATACTCCATTAGAAAGCAGCACATTGACACATACAGCATGGGCAGTTGATGCTTTAATTGCGGCAAATGACAGTGAGAAGCCGACAAAAGCCATTCATGACGGAATTAAATTTTTATTAAAAAATTTAGATAAAGAAGATTGGACAACAGCATATCCAAAAGGCCAAGGAATGGCAGACAATTTTTATATTCATTATCATAGCTACCGCTATATTTTCCCAATGTTAGCGTTGGCTCATTATCAGAAAAAATATTAG
- a CDS encoding DUF2515 domain-containing protein, with translation MWKFIKNLTIFDSLTNLKKELKKKTRKTSQKPHPPLLPEEQAIVQQIKEKTKMLNINNVIRTQAYLDFYLRHPEIHWAFLGHMVSRNGGWNMTDLKGGMLPRLLMKKEAISFFTFLERGNWLIFQDAYPQFLLYEESLNKGKSLFYLLEHFNVSSFMEIVWNQFWKQQETYILAIALVINEQSYLEERVINNKIYKKEVFNTLEFKLQDFLSMNHILFPFVKDGEIKLIGQTLRHFESLHERILLGKRLYAILFNDKNQLKMVENWAKTTPHSGSRKDYWPDVFNDVDEGVPGLPFKPRLKDCKIVKGAPKIYSPKLEIAWANQNHKSAELGDWFHNWDVVDYLTETKEIVDGEIEHEYCKTLERLELAAITKKAISILD, from the coding sequence ATGTGGAAATTTATTAAAAACTTAACAATCTTTGATTCTCTAACAAATTTAAAGAAAGAATTAAAGAAAAAAACTAGGAAAACAAGCCAAAAGCCTCATCCTCCACTGTTGCCTGAAGAACAAGCTATTGTTCAACAAATTAAAGAGAAGACTAAAATGTTAAATATAAATAACGTAATAAGAACGCAAGCTTATTTAGATTTTTATTTGCGTCATCCTGAAATTCATTGGGCTTTTTTAGGTCATATGGTTTCAAGAAATGGCGGCTGGAATATGACAGATTTAAAAGGCGGAATGCTTCCTAGACTGTTGATGAAAAAAGAGGCTATATCCTTTTTTACTTTTTTAGAACGAGGTAATTGGCTTATTTTTCAAGATGCTTACCCGCAATTTTTGCTTTATGAAGAAAGTTTAAACAAAGGGAAATCTCTTTTTTATCTCTTGGAACACTTCAATGTGTCTTCCTTTATGGAGATTGTTTGGAATCAGTTTTGGAAACAACAAGAAACATATATACTTGCAATCGCCCTCGTTATTAATGAGCAAAGTTATTTGGAAGAGAGAGTGATCAATAATAAGATTTATAAAAAAGAGGTATTCAATACGCTTGAATTTAAACTACAAGATTTCCTTTCAATGAATCACATCTTATTTCCATTTGTAAAAGATGGAGAGATTAAACTTATTGGTCAAACATTGCGTCATTTTGAAAGCCTACATGAACGAATTTTATTAGGAAAACGATTATATGCAATTTTATTTAATGACAAAAACCAATTAAAAATGGTGGAAAATTGGGCTAAGACAACGCCCCATTCCGGGTCAAGAAAAGATTATTGGCCCGATGTATTTAACGATGTTGATGAAGGAGTACCAGGACTCCCATTTAAACCAAGACTAAAAGATTGCAAGATTGTGAAAGGCGCGCCAAAAATATATAGCCCAAAACTTGAAATAGCATGGGCTAATCAAAATCATAAAAGTGCTGAACTTGGAGACTGGTTTCATAATTGGGATGTCGTCGATTATTTAACCGAAACAAAGGAGATAGTAGATGGGGAGATTGAACATGAATATTGTAAAACGCTCGAAAGACTCGAACTTGCCGCAATTACAAAAAAGGCTATTTCCATCTTGGACTAA
- a CDS encoding response regulator — protein MDKLRQINILLVDDRPENLLTLKAVLAAPFYNLIKAGSGEEALKYVLKEDFAVILLDVQMPGLNGFETAKLIHERENSSHIPIIFITAISQTVEHVNQGYAAGAVDYIFKPFNPDILKSKVAAFVKLYEYQQQIKEQKKLLSKRSLELEIANAKLEKMEEKLVKHNQNLEKLVYKKTEELLLANKNLRKSQERFRKIFASSPSLIAIRSEKEGRYIDANESWLDYTGFLYEEMIGKQMDLLQLCPDDPDAPKNIDLENSIRNERVRYITRNGDERIGLLSTEAAEIEGEQCIISVITDITEREQLEKELTRLDRLNLIGEMAAGIAHEVRNPMTTVSGFLQLAKSKQDIHLEYIDLMLTELNRANDIIKEFLTLAKNKATDRKLQNLNEIIKALYPLIQAEAVLSNKSVTLDLNNCQSLYLDEKEIRQLILNIALNGLEAMAQGGTLTIKTYCTDEGVILEIADEGCGIDRETLEKIGTPFFTTKDTGTGLGLAVCYSVASRHHADICINTSKEGTTFSVQFNVN, from the coding sequence ATGGATAAACTAAGACAAATCAATATTTTATTAGTCGATGACCGCCCAGAAAATCTTTTAACGTTAAAGGCTGTATTAGCTGCCCCTTTTTACAATTTAATAAAAGCGGGTAGTGGGGAGGAAGCTTTAAAATATGTTTTAAAAGAAGATTTTGCAGTTATTTTACTAGATGTACAAATGCCGGGATTAAATGGATTTGAGACCGCTAAGCTCATTCACGAGCGCGAGAATTCAAGCCATATCCCGATAATTTTTATAACGGCGATTAGTCAAACGGTTGAGCATGTTAATCAAGGTTATGCAGCTGGGGCTGTTGATTATATTTTCAAACCGTTTAATCCAGATATTCTCAAAAGTAAAGTCGCTGCTTTTGTTAAACTTTATGAATATCAACAACAAATTAAAGAGCAAAAAAAGTTGTTGTCAAAACGTTCATTAGAGCTTGAAATTGCCAATGCAAAATTAGAAAAAATGGAAGAAAAGTTAGTAAAGCATAATCAAAATCTTGAAAAATTAGTTTATAAAAAAACAGAAGAATTATTGTTGGCAAATAAAAATCTTCGGAAATCACAGGAACGATTCCGAAAAATCTTTGCTTCAAGTCCCAGTTTAATTGCGATTCGCTCCGAAAAAGAAGGACGTTATATTGATGCAAATGAAAGTTGGTTGGATTATACAGGCTTTCTTTATGAGGAAATGATAGGGAAACAAATGGATTTACTACAGCTTTGTCCTGATGATCCTGACGCACCAAAAAATATCGATCTTGAAAACTCAATTCGGAATGAAAGAGTGCGTTATATTACGCGGAATGGGGATGAACGAATTGGGCTATTATCAACGGAAGCGGCTGAAATAGAAGGGGAACAATGTATTATAAGTGTCATTACAGATATAACCGAAAGAGAACAGCTAGAAAAAGAATTAACACGACTAGACCGCTTAAATTTAATTGGGGAAATGGCAGCTGGCATTGCTCATGAAGTAAGAAATCCAATGACAACGGTGAGCGGTTTTTTACAACTGGCCAAATCAAAGCAAGATATCCATCTTGAATATATAGATTTAATGCTAACAGAATTAAACCGTGCTAATGATATTATTAAAGAGTTTTTAACATTAGCGAAGAATAAAGCTACTGACCGTAAGCTCCAAAACTTAAATGAAATCATTAAAGCATTGTACCCATTAATTCAAGCAGAAGCCGTTTTGTCTAATAAAAGTGTTACACTGGATTTGAATAATTGCCAGTCTCTATATTTGGACGAGAAGGAAATTCGCCAATTGATTTTAAATATAGCCCTTAATGGACTTGAAGCAATGGCTCAAGGTGGAACGTTAACAATTAAAACATATTGTACAGACGAAGGCGTTATTCTTGAAATTGCAGACGAAGGCTGTGGTATTGACCGTGAAACTTTGGAAAAAATCGGCACGCCATTCTTCACCACGAAGGATACAGGTACAGGTTTAGGTTTAGCTGTATGTTATAGTGTTGCATCACGTCACCATGCTGATATTTGTATCAATACAAGTAAGGAAGGTACAACGTTTTCGGTACAATTTAATGTGAATTAA
- a CDS encoding protein-glutamate O-methyltransferase CheR yields MVKIEDQHLEGFASYEDENNEVEKTEIILLLEGIYRYYGFDFRDYAYASIRRRILHRMGIEKVTTVSSLQERVLRDQQLLGKLLSDFSINVTEMFRDPTFFKFLRTEILPVFKNQSLIRIWHAGCASGEEVYSMAILLHEAGLYEKAKIYATDMNENILEQAQKGRFAINRMQVYTRNYQQAGGTKEFSGYYNANNDIVTFHPFLKENIIFAHHNLATDHSFNEFHIIICRNVLIYFNQTLQNRVQKLFYDSLALDGYLALGNKEVITYTDLWDKYVEVNSAEKIYKKIK; encoded by the coding sequence GTGGTTAAAATTGAGGATCAACATTTAGAAGGCTTTGCTTCATACGAAGATGAAAATAATGAAGTAGAGAAAACGGAAATTATCTTACTGCTTGAAGGAATTTATCGTTATTATGGCTTTGATTTTAGAGATTATGCTTATGCTTCGATTAGGCGGAGAATTCTACATCGGATGGGTATTGAGAAGGTAACGACAGTATCGTCTCTACAAGAAAGAGTTTTGCGCGATCAACAGCTTTTAGGAAAGCTATTAAGTGATTTTTCTATCAATGTGACGGAAATGTTTAGAGATCCAACGTTCTTTAAATTTTTGCGGACGGAAATTTTGCCCGTTTTTAAAAACCAGTCGCTTATCCGAATCTGGCATGCCGGCTGTGCTTCAGGTGAGGAAGTATATTCAATGGCAATCCTGCTCCATGAAGCAGGATTATACGAGAAAGCGAAGATTTATGCTACAGATATGAATGAAAACATCCTAGAACAAGCCCAAAAAGGTCGATTTGCAATTAATCGGATGCAAGTGTATACGAGAAATTATCAGCAAGCTGGTGGAACGAAGGAATTTTCAGGGTATTACAATGCAAATAATGATATCGTTACTTTTCATCCATTTTTAAAAGAAAATATTATTTTTGCCCATCATAATTTAGCAACCGATCATTCTTTTAATGAATTTCATATCATTATTTGTAGAAATGTGTTAATTTATTTTAATCAAACTTTGCAAAATCGTGTTCAGAAATTGTTTTATGATAGCCTTGCTTTGGATGGATATCTTGCTTTAGGGAATAAAGAGGTCATAACCTATACAGACCTCTGGGATAAGTATGTGGAGGTCAATTCTGCTGAGAAAATTTATAAAAAAATCAAGTAA
- a CDS encoding response regulator — MNFKRKLYLGFGSVLVVMIIIATYGLQIIQEQKQNMKYMVNVHYEKVRLVTLFQFEINNTARMIRDVILKKEEGFTKEEEELISISRTKTADALKLLKQFDATENEKTLITKLDVLNQSYGQGLQQISELLKNGEKGEASKVLIEDYRDVRIGLVSLMAELTSIEEEAVNEAVEKSKGLYDSTFVSFVFLIVISLFIVILITVTVVRSIIGRIHDVNKVISSVADLETNTLPRIEKITDDEIGEIAVAYNGMADSLESHMEHEHDLKKEMQLENWVKSNFIDLTTMSQGIQNVQEFARLFITKITPIIGASVGTFYLKDENEEMFHKIAAYADYDVDETSKVFRLGEGLIGQAALENKNLLLDTLPEDYIKIKSGLGQSSPRYLYVLPISYENKVIAVFELGSFTPFENHHKRLIDFVINTVGVRLHGILGHMKIEKLLIESQTLTEELQSQSEELQQQQEELRVVNEQLEEQYKNSEEKTKELEQIQLDLEEKNRHVELSSKYKSQFLANMSHELRTPLNSMLILSQLLGDNNENNLSGKQVEYAHTIHSAGKDLLDLINDILDLSKIESGKTSVLPEEILFAEIKYFVENQFMPLAKQKNLNFEVIIDEDLPYVFITDNQRLKQILKNLLSNAFKFTQEGKVTIEFKLCKRQNPFMKEHKSMVAISVADTGIGIAEDKQKIIFEAFSQADGTTSRQFGGTGLGLSISKELAQLLGGFIEVESTIGKGSTFTLYLPEYEFHLNNELRNKEVAVTEMVKPFLLEKKADENVITLTGNQQSKSPELRNIKELLAGKKVLLVDDDMRNIFSLTSALESNKMVVEFAENGKEALEILQHQSDIDLVLMDIMMPVMNGYEAIKAIRKIEGFEHLPIIALTAKAMKHDREKCLDAGASDYISKPVHIEQLLSLIRVWIYR; from the coding sequence ATGAATTTTAAAAGAAAGTTATATCTTGGTTTTGGTTCTGTCCTTGTGGTTATGATTATCATTGCTACTTATGGATTACAGATTATTCAAGAGCAAAAGCAAAATATGAAGTATATGGTCAATGTACATTATGAAAAAGTCCGCTTAGTAACTCTTTTCCAATTTGAAATTAATAATACAGCCCGGATGATTAGAGACGTTATTCTAAAAAAGGAAGAAGGATTTACAAAGGAAGAAGAGGAATTAATCAGCATTTCAAGAACAAAAACAGCGGATGCCCTTAAGTTACTGAAACAATTCGATGCGACTGAAAATGAAAAAACATTAATAACAAAACTAGATGTGTTAAATCAATCGTATGGACAGGGGCTTCAACAAATAAGTGAACTTTTGAAAAATGGGGAAAAAGGGGAAGCATCAAAGGTCTTAATTGAAGATTATCGTGATGTTCGGATTGGACTTGTATCATTGATGGCAGAGCTTACTTCTATTGAAGAAGAGGCTGTGAATGAAGCCGTAGAAAAGTCAAAAGGTTTGTATGATTCTACTTTTGTAAGCTTTGTTTTTCTTATTGTGATTAGCTTATTTATAGTCATTTTAATTACAGTAACGGTTGTAAGAAGTATTATTGGCCGGATTCATGATGTGAATAAAGTGATTTCCAGTGTAGCTGATTTGGAAACAAATACGCTTCCTCGAATTGAAAAAATTACGGATGATGAAATTGGTGAAATAGCCGTTGCTTATAATGGTATGGCTGATTCCCTTGAGAGCCATATGGAACATGAACATGATTTAAAGAAAGAAATGCAATTGGAAAATTGGGTTAAATCTAATTTTATTGATTTAACAACGATGTCGCAGGGGATTCAAAATGTTCAGGAGTTTGCCCGCCTTTTTATTACAAAAATAACACCGATTATTGGTGCGAGCGTTGGCACCTTTTATTTAAAAGATGAAAATGAGGAGATGTTTCATAAAATTGCAGCATATGCTGACTATGATGTTGATGAAACAAGTAAAGTTTTTCGCTTGGGAGAGGGTTTAATTGGTCAAGCGGCCCTTGAAAATAAAAATCTATTACTAGATACGTTACCAGAAGATTATATAAAAATTAAATCAGGTCTTGGTCAAAGTTCCCCGAGATACTTATATGTTCTACCTATTTCATATGAAAACAAGGTTATCGCTGTTTTTGAATTAGGCTCATTTACACCATTTGAAAACCATCATAAACGACTCATTGATTTTGTTATTAATACTGTTGGGGTTAGACTCCATGGTATTCTTGGTCATATGAAAATTGAAAAGCTTTTAATAGAGTCGCAAACATTGACGGAAGAATTACAAAGCCAATCAGAAGAACTACAACAACAACAAGAAGAATTACGAGTGGTTAATGAACAACTTGAGGAACAGTATAAAAATTCTGAGGAAAAGACAAAAGAGCTTGAACAAATTCAACTTGATTTAGAAGAAAAAAATCGTCATGTCGAATTAAGCTCAAAATATAAATCTCAGTTTCTCGCAAATATGTCTCATGAGCTACGTACACCACTCAATAGTATGTTAATTTTGTCACAATTACTTGGTGATAATAATGAAAACAACTTATCGGGAAAACAAGTTGAATATGCCCATACCATCCATTCGGCGGGTAAGGATTTATTAGATTTAATTAATGATATTCTTGATTTGTCAAAAATTGAATCTGGTAAAACGTCTGTTTTACCGGAGGAAATTTTATTTGCTGAAATTAAATATTTTGTTGAAAACCAATTTATGCCTTTAGCTAAACAAAAAAATCTTAATTTTGAGGTTATCATTGATGAGGATCTTCCCTATGTATTTATAACAGATAATCAAAGGTTAAAGCAAATTCTTAAAAATTTATTATCCAATGCCTTTAAATTCACACAAGAAGGAAAAGTAACAATTGAGTTTAAACTGTGCAAGCGGCAAAATCCTTTCATGAAGGAACATAAATCAATGGTGGCAATTTCTGTCGCCGACACAGGGATAGGGATAGCGGAGGATAAACAAAAAATTATTTTTGAAGCCTTTAGTCAAGCAGATGGAACAACGAGCAGACAGTTTGGTGGGACTGGTTTAGGACTTTCGATAAGCAAGGAATTAGCACAATTATTAGGTGGTTTTATCGAAGTCGAAAGCACTATTGGTAAAGGCAGTACCTTTACATTATATTTACCGGAGTATGAATTCCATCTAAATAATGAGCTAAGGAATAAAGAGGTTGCCGTGACAGAAATGGTGAAACCATTTTTGCTTGAAAAAAAGGCGGACGAAAACGTGATTACATTGACTGGAAATCAGCAATCAAAATCTCCTGAATTGAGAAATATAAAGGAATTGTTAGCTGGTAAGAAGGTTTTACTTGTTGATGATGATATGCGGAATATTTTTTCACTTACATCTGCTCTTGAATCCAATAAGATGGTTGTTGAATTTGCGGAAAATGGCAAGGAAGCGCTTGAAATTCTGCAACATCAGTCTGACATCGATCTTGTTCTTATGGATATTATGATGCCAGTCATGAACGGGTATGAGGCCATTAAAGCTATTCGTAAAATAGAAGGCTTTGAACACTTGCCAATTATTGCTCTTACAGCGAAAGCAATGAAACACGATCGGGAAAAATGTCTTGATGCTGGTGCCTCAGATTATATTAGCAAGCCAGTCCATATAGAACAATTGCTGTCCTTAATTCGTGTGTGGATATATCGATAG